The Propionibacterium freudenreichii subsp. freudenreichii genome contains a region encoding:
- a CDS encoding precorrin-8X methylmutase — MSDYLNRGSDIYRESFRIIRDEADLSRFPDDLEPVAVRMIHAAADPAIAADIAFTTGVGEAARTALRAGAPILCDSSMTATGIIRSRLPRDNEVITHIKDPRLAGIAEEKGVTKTSAAVDLWHEEGRLEGSIVAIGNAPTALFRVLELVHETGEKPAAVIGIPVGFVGAAESKQALVDDDAGLDYLTLLGRRGGSAIAVAAINALASSAELTNEHRE; from the coding sequence GTGAGTGATTACCTGAACCGCGGATCGGATATCTACCGCGAGTCGTTCCGCATCATCCGCGACGAGGCCGACCTGTCGCGGTTCCCCGACGACCTCGAACCGGTGGCAGTGCGCATGATCCATGCCGCCGCCGATCCGGCGATCGCCGCCGACATCGCCTTCACCACCGGCGTCGGTGAGGCCGCACGCACGGCCCTGCGCGCGGGGGCCCCCATCCTGTGTGATTCCTCGATGACCGCCACTGGCATCATCCGGTCCCGGCTGCCCCGCGACAATGAGGTGATCACCCATATCAAGGACCCCCGCCTTGCCGGCATCGCCGAGGAAAAGGGCGTCACCAAGACCTCGGCGGCCGTTGACCTGTGGCATGAGGAGGGCCGGCTCGAGGGCTCGATCGTGGCCATCGGCAATGCTCCGACGGCCCTGTTCCGAGTGCTCGAGCTGGTGCACGAGACCGGCGAGAAACCCGCCGCCGTCATCGGGATTCCGGTGGGCTTCGTGGGTGCCGCGGAGAGCAAGCAGGCGCTGGTCGATGATGATGCCGGCCTCGATTACCTGACGCTGCTGGGCAGGCGTGGCGGGTCCGCCATCGCGGTTGCCGCCATCAACGCGCTTGCCTCCAGCGCCGAGCTCACCAACGAGCACCGGGAATGA